One window of Thermacetogenium phaeum DSM 12270 genomic DNA carries:
- a CDS encoding DUF1638 domain-containing protein, with the protein MEEKAVLVVCESIAPEIEKLAPEHLDVRVLEFGLHNHPDKLNERLRGCLAEIEEDGSYEVALLGYGLCSEGIVGLKPQRVKLVIPRTDDCIALFLGSRERYLEESRREPGTFYLTKGWIEHGETPLAVYNREVPWVKKYPPEKAHWLAREVMRNYRRVALIDTGAYDLTAYEEYARKTAETFNMKYEVIPGSLNLLEKLLAGHWDGNFLVIEPGQEVKREMFY; encoded by the coding sequence ATGGAAGAAAAAGCAGTTTTAGTAGTTTGCGAATCCATTGCTCCAGAGATCGAGAAACTGGCCCCTGAACACCTGGACGTTAGGGTTTTGGAGTTCGGCCTGCATAACCATCCCGACAAGCTAAATGAAAGGCTGCGGGGATGTCTGGCCGAAATTGAAGAGGACGGGAGCTATGAGGTGGCCCTACTCGGCTACGGTCTCTGTTCCGAGGGGATAGTGGGCTTGAAGCCGCAGCGGGTTAAGCTGGTGATTCCCAGGACGGACGACTGTATTGCCCTCTTTCTCGGCTCCCGCGAGAGATACCTCGAGGAATCCCGCAGGGAACCGGGGACCTTTTATCTGACCAAGGGGTGGATCGAGCACGGGGAAACCCCTCTGGCAGTTTATAATCGGGAGGTTCCCTGGGTCAAGAAGTATCCCCCGGAAAAGGCCCACTGGCTGGCGCGAGAGGTGATGAGGAATTATAGGCGGGTGGCGCTCATCGACACCGGCGCCTATGACCTGACCGCTTATGAGGAATACGCCCGCAAGACGGCGGAAACTTTCAATATGAAGTACGAGGTCATCCCCGGCTCCTTGAACCTGCTGGAAAAACTGCTTGCCGGGCACTGGGACGGAAACTTTTTGGTGATCGAACCGGGGCAAGAGGTCAAAAGGGAGATGTTCTATTAG
- a CDS encoding ASKHA domain-containing protein has product MKCKVTFYPAMKEVEVPAGTLLKEAIDLAGLDFDFPCGGRGKCGKCRVRVVKGRMEPSEADKTHLDEKEIADGLRLACAAAVEEDVGVELLEVRGHKILIATTERRIDLDPHVQKHCLKAPPPTLEDQRPDWNRLQAVLEEAGGSKDLRISLRALRALPEALRAGGFTCTAVTAGEEVMGIEKGDTTSTLLGIAFDIGTTTVVGYLLDLLTGKVLAVASALNPQTKYGADVISRITYATQEKDGLERLHRAVIEVLNELIEKAASEAKCRKEDVYAASVVGNSCMHHLFLGLNPKHIALSPYVPVTGMEQVVAASELGIEINEAGVIYVLPNIAGFVGADTVGVILATEMDKSEEIKLAIDIGTNGEIVLGTKDRLLACSAAAGPAFEGAQISCGMRGTKGAIDHVEFGEEFSYTTIDGERPKGICGSGLIDAVAGMLKVGIIDYRGRILPPEALVGTPAESFASRVVEQDGGRAFLLAAEDEAADGRPLYITQQDVRELQLAKGAIATGVAVLLDRYGIAPEDVSEVLLAGAFGNYLDRHSACAIGLIPSVLEDRVRPVGNAAGTGAITALLSKGEYRRAARIAASVEYVELGSYPRFMELFGASMSFPTAAPAKA; this is encoded by the coding sequence TTGAAGTGCAAGGTAACCTTTTATCCCGCAATGAAGGAAGTCGAGGTGCCTGCGGGAACACTATTGAAGGAGGCCATCGACCTGGCCGGGCTGGACTTTGACTTTCCCTGCGGGGGAAGGGGGAAGTGCGGGAAGTGCCGGGTAAGGGTTGTGAAGGGTCGGATGGAGCCTTCCGAGGCCGATAAGACTCATCTGGATGAAAAAGAGATCGCAGATGGACTCCGGCTTGCCTGTGCCGCAGCGGTTGAAGAGGATGTAGGGGTAGAGCTCCTTGAGGTGCGAGGTCATAAAATTCTCATTGCCACGACGGAGCGCAGAATTGACCTGGACCCCCACGTTCAGAAGCATTGCCTGAAAGCACCGCCGCCGACGCTCGAGGATCAGCGCCCTGACTGGAACCGGCTGCAGGCGGTCCTGGAGGAGGCAGGTGGCAGTAAGGACCTGCGAATTTCCCTAAGGGCCTTGCGCGCACTGCCGGAGGCGCTGCGGGCGGGAGGCTTTACCTGCACCGCCGTTACCGCCGGTGAGGAGGTCATGGGGATTGAGAAGGGGGATACGACGTCCACACTCCTGGGGATCGCCTTTGATATCGGCACGACCACTGTTGTGGGATACCTCCTCGATCTCTTGACGGGAAAGGTGCTGGCGGTCGCCTCTGCCTTGAATCCCCAGACGAAGTACGGTGCTGACGTCATTTCCCGGATCACCTACGCAACCCAGGAGAAGGACGGCCTGGAGAGATTGCATCGAGCCGTCATCGAGGTGCTCAACGAGCTGATTGAAAAGGCAGCGTCGGAGGCTAAGTGCCGGAAGGAGGACGTTTATGCGGCCTCCGTTGTGGGGAACTCCTGCATGCACCACCTCTTCCTGGGGCTCAACCCCAAGCACATCGCCCTTTCCCCCTACGTTCCGGTGACGGGGATGGAGCAGGTTGTGGCTGCCTCCGAATTAGGCATAGAGATCAACGAGGCTGGTGTCATCTACGTGCTCCCCAATATCGCCGGTTTTGTCGGAGCCGACACCGTTGGGGTCATTCTGGCTACGGAGATGGATAAAAGCGAGGAGATCAAACTCGCCATCGACATCGGCACCAACGGGGAAATCGTGTTGGGAACGAAGGACCGCCTTCTGGCGTGTTCTGCCGCAGCCGGGCCGGCCTTTGAAGGCGCTCAGATCAGCTGCGGGATGCGGGGGACTAAAGGGGCCATTGACCACGTTGAATTCGGTGAAGAGTTCAGTTACACCACCATTGACGGTGAGAGGCCAAAGGGGATCTGCGGGTCCGGGCTTATCGACGCTGTGGCCGGAATGCTGAAGGTCGGTATCATCGATTATCGGGGCAGGATTCTCCCCCCAGAGGCTCTCGTCGGCACACCTGCCGAGAGTTTTGCCTCCCGCGTGGTTGAACAGGACGGTGGGAGGGCGTTTTTGCTGGCAGCGGAGGATGAGGCTGCCGACGGCAGGCCTCTCTACATTACCCAGCAGGATGTGCGCGAGCTCCAGCTGGCCAAAGGGGCGATAGCAACGGGTGTTGCGGTGCTGCTGGACAGATACGGAATCGCTCCGGAAGACGTTTCCGAGGTGCTGCTGGCTGGCGCCTTCGGCAACTATCTGGACAGGCACAGCGCCTGCGCTATCGGCCTGATTCCCTCTGTTCTCGAGGACAGGGTAAGACCAGTCGGGAACGCCGCCGGAACCGGGGCGATCACAGCCCTGCTTTCCAAAGGTGAATACAGGCGCGCCGCCCGGATCGCAGCTTCAGTTGAATATGTAGAGCTGGGGTCTTACCCCAGGTTTATGGAGCTCTTCGGGGCCTCGATGTCCTTTCCCACCGCTGCGCCAGCAAAAGCATGA
- a CDS encoding TetR/AcrR family transcriptional regulator translates to MNVRDRVIAAVKELACERGLHDITVDEMAAGAGISKRTLYRYFGSKEGVIEAVLDSVIEELTQEIRSLVDREKDIAGVLTGAIRCFLEDGRFLFNAGSISDLKRCYPQLWSKIERIRAENIRWIIQTMARRGDPVIRDLDPRILTACVTASVQAVLNPDFLLTNNLTVEEAAVQLQRFLLRSF, encoded by the coding sequence TTGAACGTCCGGGACAGGGTTATTGCTGCGGTAAAGGAGCTTGCCTGTGAACGTGGGCTTCATGATATCACCGTGGATGAGATGGCAGCCGGGGCGGGCATCAGCAAGAGGACGCTCTATCGTTACTTCGGCAGCAAGGAGGGGGTCATCGAGGCTGTTCTTGATTCAGTCATTGAAGAGCTCACCCAAGAGATCAGAAGCCTGGTGGATCGAGAAAAGGATATCGCCGGTGTTTTGACCGGGGCTATCAGGTGCTTTTTGGAGGACGGCAGATTCCTGTTCAATGCCGGATCGATAAGCGATCTGAAGCGGTGCTATCCTCAACTCTGGTCCAAAATCGAACGCATCAGAGCGGAGAACATCCGGTGGATTATTCAGACTATGGCCAGAAGAGGGGATCCGGTAATCCGGGATCTGGACCCCAGGATCCTTACCGCCTGTGTAACCGCCTCCGTCCAGGCGGTGCTCAACCCCGATTTCCTACTGACCAACAACCTGACTGTCGAAGAAGCGGCCGTACAGCTGCAAAGGTTTCTGCTGCGTTCTTTTTGA
- a CDS encoding ABC transporter permease, protein MNRILAVLKKEFIQLRRDRLTVAMVFLIPLVQLLLFGYAIQTEVRHIPTVVFDQSLSPESREMLEAFTASGYFDVTWIAGSYAEVNRMIDSGKAQAGIIFPPQFARDLKRGTPAQVQVIVDASDNMVANQAIAIANAIGLVKSQEIIFEKIHLSGGIPYDVRVRPWYNPDGITAYYMVPALLGIIVTMTMVLMTSIGIVRERERGTLEQLLVTPIRPYELMIGKIVPYILLGYVQITVALLVGSLVFHVPIRGSILDLYLLTLFFITASLGLGILISNIARTQMQAMQMSFFVLLPSIMLSGFLFPRAAMPKVIYYLSCLIPLTYYLDIIRGIVLKGIGFSYLVGQVVTLLVFSVVFLTISSLKFKKKIG, encoded by the coding sequence GTGAACAGGATCCTGGCCGTACTGAAAAAGGAATTTATCCAGCTGCGGCGCGACCGCCTGACCGTGGCGATGGTTTTCCTGATCCCCCTGGTGCAGTTGCTGCTCTTTGGCTATGCCATCCAGACCGAGGTGCGGCACATCCCAACGGTCGTCTTCGACCAGTCCCTCTCCCCGGAGAGCAGGGAGATGCTGGAGGCCTTCACCGCCTCCGGCTACTTCGATGTTACCTGGATAGCCGGGAGTTATGCCGAGGTCAACAGAATGATCGACAGCGGTAAGGCTCAGGCAGGAATTATCTTCCCCCCGCAATTCGCCAGAGACCTGAAGCGGGGTACGCCCGCCCAGGTGCAGGTGATTGTGGATGCCAGCGACAACATGGTGGCCAACCAGGCCATCGCCATCGCCAACGCCATCGGCCTCGTCAAGTCGCAGGAGATCATCTTCGAGAAGATCCACTTAAGCGGTGGTATACCTTACGATGTCCGGGTGCGGCCGTGGTACAACCCCGACGGGATCACCGCCTATTATATGGTGCCGGCCCTCCTGGGGATTATCGTCACCATGACCATGGTGCTCATGACCTCCATCGGGATCGTCAGGGAGAGGGAGCGGGGAACTCTGGAGCAGCTGCTGGTTACCCCTATCAGGCCTTATGAGCTGATGATCGGGAAGATCGTGCCCTATATTCTCCTGGGATACGTACAGATCACCGTAGCCCTGTTGGTGGGGAGCCTGGTCTTTCACGTGCCGATCCGCGGCAGCATCCTCGACCTCTACCTGCTCACCCTCTTTTTCATAACCGCCTCCCTGGGGCTGGGGATCCTCATCTCCAACATCGCCAGGACGCAGATGCAGGCCATGCAGATGTCCTTTTTCGTCCTTCTCCCTTCCATTATGCTGTCCGGTTTCCTCTTCCCGAGGGCGGCCATGCCCAAGGTGATCTATTACCTGAGCTGCCTCATCCCTCTTACCTATTATCTGGATATTATCCGGGGGATCGTCCTTAAAGGGATCGGCTTCTCCTATCTGGTGGGGCAGGTGGTAACCCTGCTGGTTTTCTCTGTGGTCTTCCTGACGATCAGCAGCCTCAAGTTTAAGAAAAAAATAGGCTAA
- a CDS encoding ABC transporter ATP-binding protein produces MKPVVVTRGLTRVFGDFTAVDGLTMEIRPGEVFGLLGPNGAGKSTVIRMLCGILTPTSGSGEVLGYDLFRESEKIKKRIGYMSQKFSLYEDLTVRENLEFYAGVYGIPRREREERICRLVTLAGLAGRERELVGHLSGGWRQRLALSCALIGEPAMVFLDEPTSGVSPTARREFFAIIRGLAAAGTTVLVTTHFMDEAERCTRIAFLSEGKLLALDAPGRLKENVLDGCLVELEVPDPVERMRDVEALEYVKECSLHGRLLHVLLAGEEYLGMLSRFTGGRVNRITPSLDDVFVALARRRRRKEGGL; encoded by the coding sequence GTGAAACCGGTTGTGGTCACCCGGGGCCTGACCCGGGTTTTCGGCGATTTTACTGCAGTAGACGGCCTGACTATGGAGATCCGTCCCGGGGAGGTCTTCGGACTTTTGGGCCCCAATGGAGCCGGCAAGTCCACGGTGATCCGGATGCTCTGCGGGATCCTGACGCCCACCTCGGGGAGCGGGGAGGTGCTCGGTTATGACCTTTTCCGGGAGAGCGAAAAGATCAAGAAAAGGATCGGTTATATGTCCCAGAAGTTCAGCCTCTACGAGGACCTGACCGTACGTGAGAACCTGGAATTTTACGCCGGGGTCTACGGCATCCCCCGACGGGAGAGGGAGGAGCGGATCTGCCGGTTGGTTACCCTGGCGGGCCTTGCCGGTAGGGAAAGGGAGCTGGTGGGCCATTTGAGCGGCGGCTGGAGGCAGCGGCTTGCCCTTTCCTGCGCCCTGATCGGAGAGCCGGCGATGGTGTTCCTGGATGAGCCCACAAGCGGGGTCAGCCCCACCGCCCGCAGGGAGTTTTTCGCTATCATCAGGGGACTGGCGGCAGCCGGGACCACCGTTCTGGTCACCACCCACTTCATGGACGAAGCGGAGCGCTGCACCAGGATCGCCTTTCTCTCCGAAGGGAAACTGCTGGCCCTGGATGCACCCGGCCGGCTGAAGGAGAACGTCCTCGACGGCTGCCTGGTGGAGCTGGAGGTGCCGGACCCGGTGGAGAGGATGCGGGATGTGGAAGCTCTGGAATATGTGAAGGAGTGCAGCCTGCACGGTCGCCTCCTGCATGTGCTGCTCGCCGGTGAGGAGTATCTGGGCATGCTCTCCCGGTTCACCGGGGGCAGAGTGAACCGGATTACCCCCTCGCTGGACGATGTCTTCGTCGCCCTTGCCAGGCGCCGGCGCAGAAAGGAGGGGGGTTTGTGA
- a CDS encoding ABC transporter ATP-binding protein: MIRVEGLTKAYGDKVAVADVSLEVQKGEILGLVGPDGAGKTTLLRMVCGLLTPDGGEVFLKGKNLREVERGREDLGYMPQRFSLYEDLTVMENILFFGSLYGLPRRTILARAEEILSLTAMLEFKARLAAHLSGGMRQKLALTCALITRPAILVLDEPTYGVDPESRKEFWKILYYLNKEGMTLLISTPYMDEAELCHRVAFINEGRLAVTGMPQELKASFPYHLLEVRAAGIEPDFFREIAGIEDVSYYGDRFRLMAQDPDACRREIAARLSLPEQEAELAIREVPPGMEDVFVWLAERGGKV, encoded by the coding sequence GGGTAGAGGGGCTCACCAAAGCCTATGGCGACAAGGTGGCCGTAGCGGATGTGAGCCTGGAGGTCCAAAAGGGGGAGATCCTCGGCCTGGTGGGGCCCGACGGAGCGGGGAAGACCACCCTGTTGCGGATGGTCTGCGGTCTGCTCACACCGGACGGCGGGGAGGTGTTTCTGAAAGGGAAAAATCTCCGGGAAGTGGAGAGAGGCAGGGAGGACCTGGGCTATATGCCGCAGCGATTCAGCCTTTACGAAGACCTCACCGTCATGGAGAACATCCTCTTTTTCGGTTCCCTGTACGGTCTTCCCCGCCGGACGATTCTGGCCAGGGCGGAGGAGATCCTGTCCTTGACCGCTATGCTGGAGTTCAAGGCCCGCCTTGCTGCCCACCTCTCCGGGGGAATGAGGCAGAAGCTGGCCCTTACCTGCGCTCTCATCACGAGGCCGGCAATCCTGGTGCTCGATGAACCGACCTACGGAGTCGACCCGGAATCCCGCAAGGAATTTTGGAAGATCCTCTATTACCTCAACAAGGAAGGGATGACCCTCCTCATTTCTACCCCTTACATGGATGAGGCGGAACTCTGCCACCGGGTGGCCTTTATCAACGAGGGCCGGCTGGCGGTGACAGGGATGCCTCAGGAGTTGAAGGCTTCTTTCCCCTATCATCTGCTGGAGGTGCGGGCAGCCGGTATTGAACCGGACTTTTTTAGGGAGATCGCAGGGATCGAGGACGTTTCTTATTACGGGGATCGCTTCCGGCTGATGGCGCAGGACCCTGATGCCTGCAGGCGGGAGATTGCCGCCCGTCTGTCGTTGCCGGAGCAGGAGGCCGAACTGGCGATCCGGGAGGTACCGCCCGGTATGGAGGACGTTTTCGTCTGGCTGGCAGAGCGGGGTGGGAAGGTGTGA